The following proteins are co-located in the Vigna unguiculata cultivar IT97K-499-35 chromosome 9, ASM411807v1, whole genome shotgun sequence genome:
- the LOC114162726 gene encoding pectinesterase/pectinesterase inhibitor PPE8B-like gives MQFIAMAVFWRKQLAPVPSATFIFIFFFFAPCDFAILHPLKVSPSEFVSSVRKVGDVLQNVTSTLKSEFSNVKSEFPLSDAIVACLELLDLSADELSWSISAVETPQGKHNSTGNLSSDLRTWLSGVLANTDTCMEGFEGTSGNVEDLIYDEIKEAMLLLQNLVNQVVSDSFRMDKVPALVEPLLQRNTMPADAVVAADGSGNFTTVMDAVNAAPEYSMRRFVIHIKKGLYTEKVEIKKNKWNIVMIGEGMDDTVISGNLSRTQNLTTYRTATFAVNGRGFIATDISFRNTAGPERNQSVALRSDSDLSVFLRCGIFGYQDSLYAHSLRQFYRECKISGTVDFIFGHASAVFQNCTILVKKGLDKQQNTITAQGETCPYGSSGFSIQFCNVSADHDLLPSVNTTSTYLGRPWRKYSTTVFMQSYISEVLRPEGWLEWDGTSLYLDTLYFGEYKNYGPGARVDNRVKWPGYHVINDSSQAYNFTVANLLLGDLWLPSTGVTYTSGFGGH, from the exons ATGCAATTCATTGCAATGGCTGTATTCTGGAGAAAACAACTTGCTCCAGTTCCATCTGCCacattcatcttcatcttcttcttctttgctcCCTGTGATTTTGCGATACTCCATCCCCTCAAAGTTTCTCCTTCCGAATTCGTAAGCTCCGTGAGAAAAGTAGGTGATGTTTTGCAAAACGTTACCTCCACTCTCAAATCTGAGTTCAGCAATGTCAAGAGTGAGTTTCCTCTTTCTGATGCCATTGTCGCATGTCTTGAGTTGCTGGACTTGTCAGCTGATGAACTCAGCTGGTCCATTTCCGCAGTTGAAACTCCCCAAG GGAAGCATAACAGTACTGGGAATCTGAGCTCTGATTTGAGGACATGGCTAAGTGGTGTACTTGCGAACACAGACACGTGCATGGAAGGTTTTGAAGGTACAAGTGGGAATGTGGAGGATCTAATATACGATGAAATTAAGGAAGCAATGTTGTTGCTCCAAAACCTGGTGAACCAGGTTGTTTCGGATTCTTTCAGAATGGACAAAGTTCCTGCATTGGTTGAACCACTGCTGCAGAGAAATACGATGCCTGCGGATGCTGTAGTTGCTGCTGATGGAAGTGGTAATTTTACTACGGTGATGGATGCTGTGAATGCAGCTCCTGAATATAGCATGAGACGCTTTGTGATACACATAAAGAAGGGCTTGTACACCGAGAAAGTTGAGATCAAGAAGAACAAATGGAACATTGTGATGATCGGAGAGGGCATGGATGATACTGTTATCTCCGGTAACCTCAGCCGTACTCAAAATTTAACCACATACAGAACTGCTACCTTTG CTGTAAATGGGAGAGGATTCATAGCAACAGACATTTCCTTCAGGAACACTGCAGGACCCGAAAGAAACCAATCTGTTGCACTGAGATCAGACTCTGACCTTTCTGTGTTTCTCCGATGTGGGATCTTTGGGTACCAAGACAGCCTCTATGCCCACTCCTTGCGCCAATTTTACAGAGAATGCAAAATTAGTGGCACCGTGGATTTCATATTTGGACATGCGAGTGCAGTGTTCCAGAACTGCACAATACTGGTGAAGAAAGGGTTAGATAAACAGCAGAACACAATCACAGCTCAAGGAGAAACGTGCCCTTATGGATCATCTGGGTTCTCCATCCAATTCTGCAACGTTTCAGCAGACCATGATCTTCTGCCCTCAGTTAACACCACCTCAACTTACCTTGGAAGACCGTGGAGGAAATATTCTACAACAGTTTTCATGCAGTCTTACATTAGTGAGGTGTTAAGGCCAGAAGGGTGGCTAGAGTGGGATGGAACATCATTGTATTTGGACACTTTGTACTTCGGAGAGTACAAGAATTATGGACCAGGAGCTAGGGTTGATAACAGAGTGAAATGGCCAGGGTACCATGTCATCAATGATTCTAGCCAGGCTTATAACTTCACTGTGGCCAATCTCCTTTTGGGGGATCTTTGGTTACCTTCAACTGGTGTAACATACACTTCTGGATTTGGTGGCCACTGA